ccccgcagagcttacactctaatatacagagggacacagattcaatacagtgagaggagggaccattgggagaagggaatcctgccccgcagagcttacactctaatatacagagggacacagatacaatacagggagaggagggaccattgggagaagggaatgagggaatgctgccccgcagagcttacactctaatatacagagggacacagatacaatacagggagaggagggaccattgggagaagggaatgctgccccgcagagcttacactctaatatacagagggacacaggtacaatacagggagaggagggaccattgggagaagggaatgctgccccgcagagcttacactctaatatacagaggggacacaggtacaatacagggagaggagggaccattgggagaagggaatgctgccccgcagagcttacactctaatatacagagggacgcagatacaatacagggagaggaggagccattgggagaagggaatcctgccccgcagagcttacactctaatatacagagggacacagatacaatacagggagaggagggaccattgggagaagggatccctgccccgcagagcttacactctaatatacagagggacacagatacaatacagtgagaggagggaccattgggagaagggaatcctgccccgcagagcttacactcccaAATCCTCACACGTGGGGCCTAGTGGGGGGTGTGTATATTTCTCAGTGTCTGCAGAGCGCGCGCACTTCCTGATGCTATGACAGAGAGGAAGAAATATTCACATGTAAATACCAAACACACGTGTGCTCTCATTCcacctctcgccccctctctctcttctctgtcctatctctctctctcgcccgcccccactctccctctccatctcgaCCACTCTCTTgaccctctttccctctctctctctctttctctccctctcactctcacccccctctacctctctcgcaccgctctcactcgccccccccttatctctctctctctcgcactctgtctctctcttctatctcccctctcactcaccccctatctctctctctctcccgggtgGAGAGAGCATGcaagaggaaaaaaaaatatatatatatatactatatatatgttcatttgcatgtcatttcccagaatcccttgctgcagtggaagcgctgtatgctgggcgataatggggaaagacagggttgcagacctgtctaagacatgcaaatgagcacacagtaatatttacagttgtttttatatatatatatatatatatatatatatatgcagagcaatgtatatatatatatatatatatatatatatatatatatatatatatatatatatatacacacacacacacccaggtatTTGTGCGCAGAAAGCAGCGGGACACGCCCTGTGCCTGGGACAGGAGCTCACAGTTTAGCAGGGCATTGGGTAACTGGCACGTCGCCCGCGGGCGTGCTCACGAATCACTGACCTAGTTTCCGTGCCTCGCGCGGGCTGATCACGTGGCGAGGAGCAGTGGCACGTGGAAacaaggagagtgtgtgtgtgtgtatggatattTTAATGTAtatgctatttgtgtgtgtgagtgtgtgagtgtgtgtgtgtgtgcagggtaaatacagacacactaacacactgacacacgtgtactgagtgagggggaggcagaggggtgaggggtataatatacacgtacacacacacattaaaataaccctatccatacacacacacacacaaatagcataTTCATTcaaatatctacacacacacacacacacacacacacacacacacacacacacacacacacacacacacacacacacacacacacacacacacacacacacacacatagcatatACATTAAaatatccatacacacacacacacacacacacacacacacaaatagcatatacattaaaatatacacacacacacacacacacacacacaaatagcataTACATTAAaatatccatacacacacacacacacacacacacacacacacacacacacacacacacacacaaatagcataTACATTaaaatatccacacacacacacacacacacacacaaatagcataTACATTAAaatatccatacacacacacacacacacacacacacacacacacacacacacacacacacacacacacacacacacacacacacacacacacacacacacacacacacatagcatatACATTAAaatatccatacacacacacacacacacacaaatagcataTACATTAAaatatccatacacacacacacacacacacacacacacacatacacacacacacacacacacacacacacacacacaaatagcataTACATTAAaatatccatacacacacacacacacacacaaataggatATTCATTAAaatatccatacacacacacacacacacacaaatagcataTACATTAAAATatccatacacacaaacacaaacacacacacacacaaatagcataTACATTAAAATatccatacacacaaacacaaacacacacacacacacacacacacacacacacacacacatagcatatACATTAAAATATCCATATACTATATAGATATGTATGTCGAGAGAGGGTGAAAGGACAGACCAATAGACAGATTCATTAGGTATAGatgcgtgcacacacacaaatgACATATACATTGAAGTATCCATACACTTATATGcacgtatgtctttatttacatagcaaaaaggaatgaagatggggcacacggatttatcactttatttacatagcgccattaatgtacacagcgcgtcacagtagtAACAAAATGCCGCCCACACACACCCAAGCGCGCGGCGCTCCGTATCCCCGCCAGGCAGAGGTGCAGCTCTCCCTCTCACCTGAGGTAAGAAGGGGGACTGAGCTACACAGAAAAGATTTAGCattgcttagtgtgtgtgtgtgtgtgtgtgtgtgtgtgtgtgtgtgtgtgtgtgtgtgtgtgtgtgtgtgtgtgtgtgtgtgtgtgtgtgtgtgtgtgtgtgtgtgtgtgagaaaaagaaagtacaccctctttgatttctatggttttacatatcaggacattataacaatcatctgttccttagcaggtcttacaattaggtcaattcaacctcagatgaacaacaacacatgacatattacaccgtgtgtgaaacactaagtataccttatgattcaatagcttgttgaaccacctttagcagcaataacttgaagtaatcgttttctacatgactttatcagtctctcgcatcgttgtggaggaattttggcccactctgctttacaacgttgcttcagttcattgacatttgtgggcatttgtttatgcacagctctcttaaggtccagccacagcatttcaatcgggttgaggtctggactttaactgggccattgcaacaccttgattcttttctttttcagccattctgttgtagatttgctggtgtgcttgggatcattgtcctgttgcatgacccaatttcggccaagcattagctgtcggacagatggcctcacatttgactctagaatactttggtatacagaggagttcatggtcgactcaatgactgcaaggttcccaggtcccgtggctgcaaaacaagcccaaatcatcaaccctccaccaccgtgcttgacagttggtatgaggtgtttgtgctgatgtgttgtgtttggttttcgccaaacgtggcgctgtgcattatggccaaacatctccactttggtctcatctgtccaaaggacattgttccagaagtcttgtggtttgttcagatgcaactttgcaaacctaagccgtgctgccatgttctttttagagagaagaggctttctcctggcaacccttccaaacaaaccatacttgatcagtctttttctaattgtactctcatgaactttaacatttaacatgctaactgaggcctgtagagtctgagatgtaactcttgggtattttgcaatttctctgagcattgcacggcctgaccttggggtgaatttgctgggacgtccactcctgggaagattggcaactgtcttgaatattttccactattgaataatctttctcattgtagaatgatggactttaaattgtttggaaatggccttataatccttcccagattgatgggcagcaacaattgcttctctaagttcattgctgatgtctttcctccttggcattgtgttaacacacacctgaatgctccagaccagcaaactgctaaaacttcagcttttatagaggtggtcacacttgctgatgatcaattaatcaagggcatttgattagcagcacctgtctgctacttagcatcttaattcctatggaagcagtaagggtgcacttagtttttcacacacggcttctccattttggctttatttttgttaaataaatcatgacacggtgtaatatgtcatgtgttgttgttcatctgaggttgtatttacctaattgtaagacctgctaaggaacagatgatagttattatgtcctgatatgtaaaaccatggaattcgaagagggtgtactttctttttcataccactgtgtgtgtgtgtgtgtgtgtgtgtgtgtgtgtgtgtgtgtgtgtgtgtgtgtgtgtgtgtgtgtgtgtgtgtgtgtgtgtgtgtgtgtgtgtgtgtgtgtgtgtatatatatatatattgaaatgtgtgtatgtatgtataaaaataggtgtgttatatatatatatataatatatatatatatatatatatatatatatatatatatatgcaaatatagctgtatgctcatctgcatgtcttaggcaggtctgcaaccccgcctttccccattatcacccagcatacagcacttccactgcagcaagggattctgggaaatgacatgcaaatgagcacacagtgtcactttttgcctcaataaccatttataacatggttccctataggcttaagcttgctgcatggtcacagctttgagcacagccagggttaaggtgcatacccagaaaaccacccacagacagctgtttcgaccttgatgggtctcatcagtgtggggttgattttactgggatgcaagagaggctatgggataggccaaaccataatactgagttaagttatggtgagtaaaaaaagtgacaaaaaccctccacaggaaagcaaatatgcaaatatagctgtatgctcatctgcatgtcttaggcaggtctgcaaccccgcctttccccattatcacccagcatacagcacttccactgcagcaagggattctgggaaatgacatgcaaatgagcacacagtgtcactttttgcctcaataaccatttttaacatggttccctataggcttaagcttgctgcatggtcacagctttgagcacagccagggttaaggtgcatacccagaaaaaccacccacagacagctgtttctatatatatatatatatatatacacacacaaatgtgtgtgtgtgtgtgtatacatatatgtgtgtgtatgtatatatatatatatatatatatatatatatatatatgtataaatgtgggcataaaaaagagtgtgtactgtatatatatatatatatattgaaataagtgtgtgtgtaaattgtaaatatatatatatatatatatatatatatatatataacaattgtgttatgtgtgtgtgtatgtatattaagTTCTGAATATAATAACACAGCAGATTCCAAAACAGAAATAATTGGTGTAATTATCACTGAAAGTAAACCAGGTCAAACGTGAGTGGCTTGTGTGCCAGGCTCCTCCCACCGCGGGGTCACATTATGTAAGAGCGACTGGGCGTGGAGCACGGCGTCTCGACATCTCTTGTTCTTATGGCTTTTTTCTTTGCTTTTGTTCCTGGGTGTTTCTCTAGGCGTGTCCAGAACAGCAAAACCTgtccgggagagagagagagaactgtaCAACCTGAAGGAGGAgtgagcgagcgagagagagagagagacagaggcgagAGAATGCTCGCAGGGCGAGAGGAAGACCGGTGACAATTCCGTGGTCCCATCCACCAGAGCGCCAATCTGAGGACTATACTCTGGCACAGCTTCCAGTCTTCTCCACCGCAGCCGAGATCGGCCCCGTGAAATGCTGGCACCGTCCAGTTCAACCCACCAAATGACTCCCACCTCTGCCCGCCCGTTCCAGAGGCTACGTTGCACCTGAACGCCAGTTGCAGACTGCCTGCTCTGCCCAGTTCTGCTGCCAAAAGCCGATCGAAAGGGGGGTTGGGACAGAGAAAGCTCCTGAAACCCGTGAAGGATCCAAGACCAAGGATGGAGTTGCCGGGAGGCTCCCCGTTTGCCGGCTACCCGGAGAGCGTCAGCGACGGAGAGCAGTCGTCGGAGGGCGGCCGGGGGGGGGCTGGCCGGAGGAAGCGCGAGTTCATCTCGGACGAGAAGAAGGACGCCAGCTACTGGGAGAAGCGGAGGAAGAACAACGAGGCGGCCAAGCGGTCGCGGGAGAAGAGGCGCTTCCACGACCTGGTGTTGGAAGGTCGGGTGGCCGCCCTGGACGAGGAGAACGGGCACCTGCGCCGCGAGCTGCTCCAGCTCAAGCTCCGTTTCGGCCTGGTCTCGGCCGCCTCTTTCCTGGAGGCTGGGCAGGGCTTGGGGGTCGGGGAGGGCGGAGAGACCGGCCCCCTGCTGTGCGGTGGCCCCGGTGGCTACGCCTCGTCCTACCTGGGGTTGAACTCGGACTCCTCCGAGGCGGAACAGTCCGGCCGGGACAGCGGAGGGGGAGCTGCGCTGGACAGGTACTCCCCCAGTGGTTCACTCTCCGAAATGTCGGACCAGTCATCCAGTGACAGCCCGGGCTCCGGCACAAGCGGCGAGGGGCGGGGGGCGGACGGTGACTACGCCCACCTACGCCCGGTGGAGGGCGGAGGGACCATGAGGTTGTCGCCGCCCCGGGGAGGGGTGATTTTGTACAGGGTCGGGGGGCACACCGTGGACCCCCGGCAGTGGTGCAGCCAGGACGCGGGGGTCCCGGGAGAAGGGGCAGAGGGCTTGACCCCTCCGTTACGCTCCTCCATTT
This window of the Ascaphus truei isolate aAscTru1 unplaced genomic scaffold, aAscTru1.hap1 HAP1_SCAFFOLD_2919, whole genome shotgun sequence genome carries:
- the LOC142483061 gene encoding uncharacterized protein LOC142483061; this translates as MELPGGSPFAGYPESVSDGEQSSEGGRGGAGRRKREFISDEKKDASYWEKRRKNNEAAKRSREKRRFHDLVLEGRVAALDEENGHLRRELLQLKLRFGLVSAASFLEAGQGLGVGEGGETGPLLCGGPGGYASSYLGLNSDSSEAEQSGRDSGGGAALDRYSPSGSLSEMSDQSSSDSPGSGTSGEGRGADGDYAHLRPVEGGGTMRLSPPRGGVILYRVGGHTVDPRQWCSQDAGVPGEGAEGLTPPLRSSIFEYGRAECLQTPFQHLMKTVEAGALRGPMSPTSPPSGYQSEDSGNEEGGPGCCPPHQDAAPGVKLPHKLRLKSRANGQEAWGGEREPSPCRHHRNGVSLAEGV